The genomic DNA tcctgtgactcgcATGACTGttccgggacagtcagacactgttcTGTACACTGTACCGTGACTCCAAGAcactgtcctgggacagtcagacactgtcctgtacactgtcctgtgactccatgactgtcccaggacagtgtacaggacagtgtcttgGAGTCACAGCACAGTGTGCTGCTTGAGAGTGAAGACAGGTCTTGTTTGGCTCTTTAATGAGTATGATGCCGAGCTGTTTTataattcatgtttttgtaaCATGTTGTATAATAATTTACACAGTACTATTAATGGAGGCGGGGAATTAACGTCAATATCGTTATATTTGCTTCAagtaaaatgtatataataataatataataagtgGTGGTAAGTTTCAAGCCTTAATGTTGTCGACAGAGTGTATTCACAAAttcgtttttttaaatcacagaaGTGAACGAAGCCTCTACATGTATTTGACCAGAAGGCGGCAGCAGACTGTTTTCCCTCTTGCCGCTGGTGCACTGCGCTCTTAACTCCCCCGCCCACCTGTCCACGGCATCAAGCTGCCGTAGAACAATACAAACGGAAACTACAAATGTTGTAGTTCAAATAAAAGCCTAAGGGGTGTAcgcacagacataaaacaacgGGTGCACAGTTAAATCAGAGCTCCAGCATACAGCAGCTCCCACCCAAAGAGTAAAAGAGAGTAAAACATTTTCTCCAAAGATTTTGGTTATCTGGAACAATCACCAGTAGCAAACCACCAAGATTATATGTGAAGTCTGTTAACCAGCATTACATGAAGtctctagtctcgcattgccaaacCTATCTCTactgatagatagatggatagatagatagatagatagatagatagatagatagatagatagatagaattaTGCCTACTTTGTATGTTATAGGACACATAACATGCAGTACTCATTCAACGGTATAATCAGTTGTCAATTAGTCCCAATGGTAAATTATGATATTGTAGCAGCCATCACAATTAAAAAAGGCAACATAAGGAGACTCAAATAGGTAATTAAGAGAGTAAGtaaaacagaaattaaacaataaattGCTTAATTGGAATTGCATGGAGCACTGAACTATTTCATTAACCTATAAAGATACAGAAGCTCAATATTTGCTTAAAAAGGGATTGCTTGAAAGGCCAATCGATTATCATACTTgctcattcattttctgtcagcgttggttttgtttgtttttcatagtTTCTTTGTAGCAAATTAAAATACCTACAAAtcaactaaaaaaacaacataaatgagATCTACCAAATACGCCACTGTTCAGAGGGTTACTTGTTATTATCAAATGTGTTTCATGTATTACTAGAATATAATCCAATAACAaacgtgttttattttttaaaaacacaaatcaaccggaaatgttgtttttttttatgttgcagCCTGCAGGTAGCAAAACCACTGTTCCTGTCCAGCCggtggatgtattaagagagtCCAGCCCACAAAGGCTCGGATGAGGAAGTAGCTCCACTGATAAGTGCGTTAAATAAGGCAGCAACTGAAAAGTatgtatcttttttattttcgcTTAGGAAATCATGGCTGACGTTGAATTTTGTAATTCTGAACGCGAGGGCATTATATCACGCTAGCCCGCTGATGTCAGCCTACATAGTAAAGCTTTTCACCATAACGTTAGAGCCAAGCCCCTCTCGGCTGTCAGTGCTATCAGTTGAATGATGGAGCAGGCGAGTTTTTGCAATAACAAGGGCTTTAATGCAGACTAGCAGGTTTATAAGAGCTGCTTACACTTAGAGTATGGTAATTTAGACTGGGTTATATTAGCAGAGAATGTTATAATGCTAATGTAAGTAATATGTGTAAGTTAGTTAATGCTGGGCTTGTTTCTAGACACCTGCTTTATAGCAGAGTAGTGGCGGTAGTAGGCCTGTGTTGAGGTTTCATCTCATGACCTATTTCAGAAAGCATGACCCAATGTGCCCTCCTCAGTACATGTCAGATCATGGTGGTATCTCGATCCTATTATTTTGCTGTTGGTTAGTCATCTATACATAATATCTTTCACTGTCATGTAACAGTATTTTGGGCAAAATATCACAGCTTTGTGATGCAAACTAACactggtgatgatgatggtatCAGAGAAACCATACAACAATCACAGAAAAACATGTATGTCAGGTTTGTTATGTGTGAGAGCACAGGGAATGTTTAGTCAGCCAGCTCCTGTCTGTTACCTGGAGATCTATTTCCAGTCATCAAATGAAATGGAGATTTGCATCTGTTGGTGTGTTGGGGTACACTGTAGGTTTCCCCCGGAGTGGCAGCAGCCATGAAGCTTCGACTACACTTTGTGGTGGACCCCATGGGCTGGCTGTGTATCAGCGTGGTGTTTGGGATCTGGCTCTACAACACTTTCTTCATTCCTAAACTGGTTCTACTTCCACACTACAATGAGGGACACATCCCATGGACCATAGTTGTTTGTGAGTTTCCTTCTTCCCTGAGAGATTAATGATAACATTTCTCAACTATTTTTGGGCAGAACCACTGAAAACAAGTAATTGGAATTTCTGACTAGGCTGTATGAATCACACGCTTTAAGTCAAATTAACCACTGTGTATTCCCTTAGGTTATTATATAGCATCAGCACTCTGCCTAGCAGCCCTATTCAGAGCTTCCACAGCAGATCCCGGCCGTCTTCTTGTGGACCCCAACATACCTCACTCTGGTATGGATACAGAATCCAGTGTGTCAGATTGTGCACATTTAACTGTTTATCCATAAATCTTCATTCCTGTAAATAACTGAACATAGTCAATCTAGCATTTTCATTCTCTACCAGTTTTGGTCCTCATATTAATTGATATCAGCTAATACTTTCAACAACAAATAGGTTTGAATATGGTATTACTGTGTCACTATGTATGCTACTAATGCCAGTAGTAACCAACAAATGactcattgttgtttttacgtTACAGAGCGAGAGCACTGGGAGTTGTGCAATAAGTGCAACTTAATGAGACCTAAAAGGTCCCACCACTGCAGTCGCTGTGGCCATTGTGTACGCAGGATGGACCACCACTGTCCTTGGTaaggacggacacacacacacacacacacacacacacacacacacacacgaaggtGTTAACGTTATTAGACACCTATTAAAAACAGGGTTGGAAAGTAGAAATAAATAGGAAtacaacaaaatgcaaaatcactcaacattttatgaaatatatagttGCTTTGCAGGCTTTTGCTGCGAATTTAATTCTGGGAGAAATTTTTTTTCGTGGACACATCTTAAATCCTGTTTATTTACTTCCAGGATCAATAACTGTGTGGGAGAAGACAACCACTGGCTCTTTCTGCAGCTCTGTTTCTACACTCAGGTTCTCAGTTTGTTCACCCTGGTGCTGGACTTCTGCCAGTACTATTACTTTCAGCCACTGACAGGAGTAGACCAGGTACATAATATTCTCAGTTagcagaaacatgttttttcttttagagCTTACAGACTGCATTTCATACATGCATGTGTAGCGATTTGGACTGCTATtcactgtatttatttagttgTCTTAAGTACTATGTGGCGATGCTAAATGCTTTGTTTCATAGTAAAAGTTAATATTTTACTATGAAAAAGTCATTACATAGAGCTTTGAGATGATAAGAGGATTTTACAACAGAGGGCTGacgttgtgtttttcttctgcaaGGAGAAGTTTACAACACGCCATGAACTGGCTCTGCTGCGAGTCTCAACGCTCATGGGTTTGGTCATGTTTGGTGGCATGACTAGCATGTTTTACACTCAGATGGCAGGCATCCTCTCTGTGAGTACTGAGTAATGACTAGATGTCTCATTACCttgttttaaatgacatttactgCTGTAATTATGTAATGTGATTATGTCTTCGCTTAACAGACTGCAGCAACTATTTCCAAACTAATGTAACTGTTTAGTGTCACTTTGTAGGATCTATCAAATATGCATGAAGGgtatttactgtatttgcaGTGTAATTTAGCATGTTTGTCTTATTGAAGCAAGTTCTGTCTCTTTAAGAACAATCTAGCAAACTAGGCAGCAGCACTAAGCTGCAGACAGAACCAAAAGACAtaatacacaaaaataaaacaatgccaGTAATGGAGTGatcaatagaaaaaaacaaaacaagagggaAAGTCTTAATGTATGTATTAATATCTTGCAGGTAAAGGGTTGACATAGTTTTATTACAAGCCAAAGTGATTTACAGGCTTTCATCAAGAATTTTGGCAGAGCCGTAATGTTAGAAACGTCTATACTTAGCCTCCATGATGAGGTGGGAAACAGCAAGCTGGTATTTAGAGAAAAGTGTTTAATAGATGGAGCTGTCTACAGGAGCAATATATGAATTAATCCTCTCATTTTGCAttgttttctccttttttctccctTACAGGATACCACCACCATTGAGAAATTGGCTCTGTTCTCAAAGGAAATGTGAGTCTGTTTAGCTCTGTTTGTCCTTATGCCCCCTTTATccgctttcttgccgagagttagttTAGAAGATTTACACCACTCATGTCTGTCCATTCAACGTGAAGCTGGAGCTAGCAGCCACTTAGCGTAGCTAAGCATAaggactggaaacagggggaaaccgTTAGCCTGGCTCTCTCCAAAGGTAACATGTAAATACACCTACCAGCATCTCCAAAGCTCTCTAAAAACATTATATCTTGCTTGTAGGCGGATTTTGTTACCTCCGGACAAAGCGGGGTTAGCTGTGTCCCTCTGtttacagtctttatgctaagctaactggctgctagcTCCAGCTTCAGCTTGAAAGTGGTATCACTCTCACACAGTCagttttaacataaaaaattGCCTTTTTTGTATCTTCTTTTCAGATATGGCTCAAAGAAATCTTGGCAGTGGGCGCTAGCCGAAGTTTGCGGCACTCGCTGGAAACTCCTGTGGCTCATCCCGCTCCGAAACAGACAGCCGCTCCAGGCCAGCCACCACTTCCGCACCCACGTGTAGGCTGGTAACTCTACAGTTCCTCCTGTCTGCACAGATGTTATAACGGCTGCCATGATGAAACGCTGTATGCACACTTAAAAATCCATCTGTTCGCCTTCACCGTCCTCTTTTGTGCTATGGGAGCTAGGCAGCAGTCTTGGTTTGTTGATACTCTAAGCTTTTTTTGCCTTGTTCTACAAGGCCCAGACTGGCAGTAAACAGGGTCAAGAAACACCTAAGGGAGTGACgggaaaatgttgctttttttactCACTGTGACTgctattttatagcatttggaaaCCACTTTAAATGGCTAATTGCATCAGAAGGATGGCAGTCTTCACCTGAAAGCAGCTGGCGAAAGGGACCCCTCTCAGGTTACTTTAACAAAGAGCCTTTCCTACTGACCTTTAATCAGCTACAGACAGAACCAGTGTGTCTATTAGAAAGGCAGTTTTTTTCATATAAAGTTTGTGCCTTGTTTCTTTAAACTATGTTAACCTTTTTATTTGTCATGCAtgagctgtgtttttgttttgatattttctAGTTGGTGATCTTCCAGTTGGAAATGTCTTGTGAATAGTGAAGGAATCTCCCGCCAACTGCATTGCTTTAATTGGTGATCATTTGATGATTCATGAATGTTTTATTGCATTGTTCTATGAACGTTTTATCTATGAAGTGATGTTTTATGAAGCATGGCCATAGAACATAACGTGAAGGCTGATATGTGACACTATTATGACAGAAAATGACAGACAGCAGTTGACCATGAAAATTAGAAACCAGTTTATGCTATCAATCTTAGGCTTTATATGTTCTAATCAAACGTGCTGTATAATCAAGTTGTTTCTCTGAGTATAACAAACATTCCACAGCCAATTCATATCATTGCCTGATCATAATCTGTTATGAAATCCTTATTAATGGGGTTAGAGTGCCACACACTATCCTCAAAGATAACTTAAATCACGCTGTTTATCTTAAAAGAAtggttcgacattttgggaaatacactttttcgctttcttgccaagtgtaagatgagaagataTATACTCTCATGCCAGAACGTGTAAACGATCTGCTTATCTAACTcatggcaagaaagcaaatacatGTAATTTACAAAATATCGAATGATTCCTACAAATCGCTGTCATAGTTAGGTCTTAAATGTGTCTTGTGGCTTTATAAATGCGTATCTTTATAAGTAATACAAAAACTAGCAGATTAGTCTACATGTGGTGACATAAAGCTAGTTGACTTTTGACACAACACTGAGTTatttatggtgtttttttgctgtaacgctATGGTACCGTTAAGAGATTTGTTTGAATTATTTAACAGGATGCTTAAGGAGAAGATAGTACAGTGCATATTAATACTGGCATAGCGTGGTTGTCATTGTATATAATACTTTGCAATCCCATAGCTAAACCTGTACAAAAACAAAGCTTGCCATGTGTGGTAAATATATAACTATCGTTGTAGTTTTAAGTGCCTTTCTaggtcttcttttttttttcacggtACATAACCATCATGTTGGTCTCCATAAAAGCCAAAGACCTGGGGAAATGTTGCAATAGTGTTTTAGTAAATGCATGTTTGACCAAATTTCTGAAGGTAGCCATTCAATATTATGCACTGATTTACACAATATCACTGTCTGTTTCACTGCATCATTGGCACTCTTAAAAGAAAGTCTCCACTTaaagttattgtattttatgtatatcTTCTGTTTTAGTCATATCTTAAATCAGATTGTTTGTATTCACATGAGTGTGTGTTCACTTTGCTCAGTGGTTTTTATAACTCAGATTCAGGTTCTTGGATGTTTGtgtgaattattattttgatttcaGTTTGTTTGGTGGTGGGATAATGTGGTGGGCAAATGTGTGTGATT from Sander vitreus isolate 19-12246 chromosome 19, sanVit1, whole genome shotgun sequence includes the following:
- the zdhhc21 gene encoding palmitoyltransferase ZDHHC21 isoform X1, with the translated sequence MKLRLHFVVDPMGWLCISVVFGIWLYNTFFIPKLVLLPHYNEGHIPWTIVVCYYIASALCLAALFRASTADPGRLLVDPNIPHSEREHWELCNKCNLMRPKRSHHCSRCGHCVRRMDHHCPWINNCVGEDNHWLFLQLCFYTQVLSLFTLVLDFCQYYYFQPLTGVDQEKFTTRHELALLRVSTLMGLVMFGGMTSMFYTQMAGILSDTTTIEKLALFSKEIYGSKKSWQWALAEVCGTRWKLLWLIPLRNRQPLQASHHFRTHV
- the zdhhc21 gene encoding palmitoyltransferase ZDHHC21 isoform X2, whose translation is MKLRLHFVVDPMGWLCISVVFGIWLYNTFFIPKLVLLPHYNEGHIPWTIVVCYYIASALCLAALFRASTADPGRLLVDPNIPHSEREHWELCNKCNLMRPKRSHHCSRCGHCVRRMDHHCPWINNCVGEDNHWLFLQLCFYTQVLSLFTLVLDFCQYYYFQPLTGVDQFTTRHELALLRVSTLMGLVMFGGMTSMFYTQMAGILSDTTTIEKLALFSKEIYGSKKSWQWALAEVCGTRWKLLWLIPLRNRQPLQASHHFRTHV